From one Lasioglossum baleicum chromosome 11, iyLasBale1, whole genome shotgun sequence genomic stretch:
- the LOC143213803 gene encoding ubiquinol-cytochrome c reductase complex assembly factor 2-like — protein sequence MAGTYRNYMRLLESWPLDKSKAGRDLGQHIRDQLKIAFSQGEATSQLNREECDRYYLSLKRIASNQHGEKYARARNDSASGLTKEQCNLALSPELREFFETEDQGIFVRVAARAAQIFDNSRAKLYNVTKSNT from the exons ATGGCCGGTACCTACAGGAATTACATGAGATTACTGGAGTCTTGGCCTCTAGATAAATCAAAAGCTGGCAG agACTTAGGTCAACACATCCGTGATCAACTGAAAATTGCTTTTTCACAAGGTGAGGCAACTAGCCAGTTAAATCGTGAGGAATGTGACCGCTATTATCTAAGTTTGAAAAGGATTGCTTCCAATCAACATGGAGAAAAGTATGCTCGTGCTCGAAATGATAGTGCTAGTGGGTTAACAAAGGAACAATGTAATTTGGCACTCTCACCGGAACTAAGGGAGTTCTTTGAAACAGAAGATCAAGGAATTTTTGTACGTGTAGCTGCAAGAGCTGCACAGATATTTGATAATTCAC
- the LOC143213804 gene encoding uncharacterized protein LOC143213804, translating into MHFILFGVLYLSILASQVLSEENTYTEYSDQHPWSFVYAIYPFYNSETLLEIWKTEKSVDISANAETVAPDKQGKTVLYSDDARQNGTNLQTENVSYFISEAKNINGIQSLKNVHQLSSYKNKHKN; encoded by the exons ATGCATTTCATACTGTTT GGAGTACTGTACTTGAGTATTCTTGCATCCCAAGTATTAAGTGAAGAAAATACTTATACAGAATATTCTGATCAACATCCATGGTCATTTGTCTATGCCATATACCCATTTTACAATTCTGAGACATTGCTTGAGATATGGAAAACTGAAAAATCTGTGGATATTTCTGCAAATGCAGAAACTGTTGCTCCTGACAAACAAGGCAAAACGGTTTTATATTCTGACGATGCTCGACAAAACGGTACAAATTTACAAACAGAAAATGTATCTTACTTCATAAGCGAAGCGAAAAATATAAATGGAATACAATCACTGAAAAATGTACATCAGCTTTCTAGTTAT AAAAACAAACACAAAAATTAA
- the LOC143213802 gene encoding 26S proteasome non-ATPase regulatory subunit 9: MDRYPLSTALRAYRTSLEVKMVADMELQEAKNYVLQLMKDKDEIEAELKAFKEILDSNHVGMDDPLVDSEGYPKQDIDVYQVRHARHKIICFRNDHKALMKKIEEGLHRVHALSGNQAESSNGAALNDVEQPVQLKPFLIVNLVSPGSPAEMAGIQVDDLILKFGSIDHRNFGSLQDIGTLVHNSRYNKIAIKIKRGSNILTLNLTPRPWAGNGLLGCNVDTIKS, from the exons ATGGATCGCTATCCCCTAAGTACGGCTCTGAGGGCTTATCGTACGTCACTAGAAGTAAAAATGGTGGCCGATATGGAATTGCAGGAAGCTAAGAACTATGTCCTTCAGCTTATGAAGGATAAAGATGAAATCGAAGCGGAATTGAAAGCATTTAAAGAAATCCTAGATTCC AATCATGTTGGTATGGATGATCCGTTGGTTGATTCCGAAGGATATCCAAAACAGGACATAGATGTTTACCAAGTCAGGCATGCAAGGCataaaattatat GTTTCAGAAATGATCATAAAGCTTTGATGAAAAAGATAGAAGAGGGATTGCACAGAGTGCATGCATTATCAGGAAATCAAGCAGAAAGTTCTAATGGAGCTGCATTAAATGATGTCGAACAACCTGTGCAATTAAAGCCTTTCCTTATTGTAAATCTAGTGTCCCCTGGTTCACCAGCTGAGATGGCA ggAATTCAAGTGGATGATTTGATTTTGAAATTTGGTTCTATTGATCATCGAAATTTTGGTTCATTACAAGATATTGGTACTTTGGTACACAATAGTAGGTACAATAAAATCGCCATAAAGATTAAGCGTGGATCTAATATCTTAACTTTGAACTTAACTCCACGTCCTTGGGCTGGCAATGGCCTTTTGGGTTGCAACGTAGATACCATTAAAAGCTAA
- the Ttc30 gene encoding tetratricopeptide repeat domain 30: MSTFIENVHIKDGEYTKTIYTMIKEQRYTETIKVLITLLDSYNSSRPCLSLLAYCYFYTQDFLASAQCYEKLVQLCPDENLYKLYHAQSLHQACMYQEAWAICSNIINHSNLEYKVKKLQAAIKYGQEDMVVAKSLVDQCPVDDIDTEINLGCLLYKEEQYEQALKKFANALQIAGFKPHLSYNVALCYFRLKEYAASLKYIADIIEQGIREHPELGVGMTTDGIEVRSVGNTLTLHETALTEAFNLKAAIEYQLQNYEAAKEALTDMPPRSEEELDAVTLHNQALINMDTKPSEGFEKLQFLLQQNPFPPETFANLLLLYCKYQYYDLAADVLAENVHLTFKYLTPYLYDFLDALITQQTSPEEAYRKFDDLGNKYMEILRKATKRVQEARLNHDDNAVKKAVTDYEEALERYVPVLMAQAKIYWELGNYTQVEKIFRKSVEFCNEHDIWKLNVAHTLFMQKNKFKEAAVFYQPIVKKKYDNILDVSAIVLANLCVSYIMTTENAEAEGLMKKIEKEEQAVSREDQDKKLFHLCIVNLVIGTLYCSKGNYEFGISRVMKSLEPYNKRLGTDTWFYAKRCFLSLLEQLAKQLVVLKDTTLQECIQFLEHCEVYGRDVVTVVEQPFDMQDMFSMAPQGKQTVVYEARYLKALFLRFQMS; encoded by the exons ATGAGTACTTTCATAGAGAACGTGCATATAAAAGATGGAGAATATACAAAAACAATTTATACAATG ATAAAAGAACAGAGGTATACAGAAACAATAAAAGTCTTAATTACACTTCTCGATTCTTACAACTCT tcaAGGCCCTGTCTATCTCTTCTTGCATATTGCTACTTTTACACACAAGATTTTCTAGCTTCTGCTCAGTGTTATGAAAAATTAGTTCAATTATGCCcagatgaaaatttatataaattgtatCATGCTCAATCTTTGCACCAAGCATGTATGTATCAAGAGGCTTGGGCAATATGCTCCAATATTATAAATCATAGTAATTTAGAATATAAAGTGAAAAAGCTGCAGGCAGCAATAAAATATGGACAGGAAGATATGGTTGTTGCAAAAAGTCTTGTTGATCAGTGCCCAGTGGATGATATTGATACGGAAATTAATTTAGGCTGTCTTTTATATAAG GAAGAGCAATATGAACAAGCTCTAAAAAAATTTGCAAATGCATTACAAATTGCAGGTTTTAAACCTCATTTGTCTTACAATGTAGCACTTTGTTACTTTAGACTAAAAGAATATGCTGCATCACTGAAATATATTG CCGATATTATTGAGCAAGGGATAAGAGAGCATCCAGAATTGGGAGTCGGAATGACCACAGATGGTATAGAAGTCCGTAGTGTTGGAAATACATTAACATTACATGAAACAGCATTAACAGAAGCGTTCAACTTGAAGGCTGCAATAGagtatcaattgcaaaatt ATGAAGCAGCAAAAGAAGCATTAACAGATATGCCTCCAAGATCTGAAGAAGAACTTGATGCTGTTACATTGCACAATCAAGCTTTGATAAACATGGATACAAAGCCAAGCGAAGGGTTTGAAAAActccaatttttattacaacaaaATCCATTTCCACCTGAAACGTTCGCTAATTTATTACTATTGTATTGTAAATATCAGTACTATGATCTTGCAGCTGATGTTTTAGCCGAAAATGTACACCTGACctttaaatatttaacacca TATTTGTACGATTTTTTGGATGCATTAATTACGCAACAAACATCGCCAGAGGAGGCGTATCGTAAATTCGATGATCTTGGGAACAAGTATATGGAGATTCTAAGAAAAGCTACAAAGCGGGTCCAAGAAGCAAGGCTTAATCACGATGATAATGCTGTTAAAAAAGCTGTGACTGATTATGAGGAAGCTTTGGAGCGATATGTACCCGTTTTAATGGCTCAAGCTAAAATTTATTGGGAACTTGGAAATTATACGcaggttgaaaaaatttttcggaAGAGCGTGGAATTTTGCAATGAACACGATATATGGAAATTAAATGTGGCGCACACTCTATTTATGCAAAAGAACAAGTTTAAAGAGGCAGCAGTATTTTATCAACCCATTGTCAAAAAGAAATACGATAAT ATTTTAGACGTAAGTGCTATAGTACTCGCTAATTTATGCGTGAGTTACATTATGACAACTGAAAATGCAGAAGCCGAAGGGCTAATGAAAAAGATAGAAAAAGAAGAACAAGCGGTTTCGCGGGAAGATcaagataaaaaattatttcatttgtgTATTGTGAATTTGGTTATAGGaacattgtattgttctaaAGGAAATTATGAGTTCGGTATATCTAGAGTGATGAAAAGCTTAGAGCCATACAACAAAAGATTAGGAACCGATACTTGGTTCTACGCGAAAAGATGTTTCCTTTCGCTTTTGGAACAGTTGGCCAAACAATTGGTAGTTCTAAAAGACACAACACTCCAGGAGTGTATACAATTCTTGGAGCACTGCGAAG TTTACGGAAGGGACGTCGTGACGGTGGTGGAACAGCCCTTTGATATGCAAGATATGTTTTCCATGGCTCCGCAAGGGAAACAAACAGTCGTATACGAAGCGCGATACTTAAAAGCACTATTTTTAAGATTTCAAATgtcataa
- the LOC143213801 gene encoding zinc finger CCHC domain-containing protein 17, giving the protein MVNCKLNQIFLGEIASVQNYGAFIRIPGCASQGLIHKSQVSTARVDDVAQVLQKGERVWCKVISMADDGKIGLSMKYVNQGNGTDLDPNGVELQRDVQKKKTIGKYERKAIHLEAVLNTTCTKCGTAGHLSNDCFMSPDGKKYDLIPEIEEKIVEQQVVDETEKEKKHKHKKVKKKHKVKKSKQSTDNSESDEKEVTKKKKRKHSKDQKKKKKRKYDSSFSDDSYSDSSSSHNVKVHKRKHSESSEKRTKKCKHSKSKYPDR; this is encoded by the exons ATGGTAAATTGCAAACTAAATCAAATATTTCTTGGGGAAATCGCATCTGTACAAAATTACGGAGCTTTCATTCGAATTCCTGGCTGTGCATCGCAAGGACTAATTCACAAATCCCAG GTAAGCACTGCCCGTGTCGACGATGTTGCACAGGTTTTGCAGAAAGGAGAACGAGTCTGGTGCAAAGTTATTTCTATGGCAGATGACGGTAAAATAGGCTTATCTATGAAATATGTGAATCAAGGGAATGGCACTGATTTAGATCCTAATGGGGTAGAGTTACAACGGGACGTTCAAAAGAAAAAAACTATTGGAAAATATGAGCGTAAAGCAATACACTTAGAAGCAGTTCTTAATACGACGTGCACAAAGTGTGGAACTGCTGGACATTTATCTAACGATTGCTTTATGTCTCCCGATGGGAAAAAGTATGACTTGATTCCAGAGATCGAAgaaaaaattgttgaacaacAAGTAGTTGACGAAACTGAAAAGGAGAAGAAGCATAAGCACAAGAAAGTAAAGAAAAAACACAAGGTTAAGAAAAGCAAGCAAAGTACAGACAATAGTGAGTCAGATGAGAAAGAAgtaacaaagaaaaagaaaaggaaacattctaaagatcagaaaaaaaagaagaaaaggaagTACGATAGTTCCTTTAGCGACGATAGTTATAGCGACAGTTCTTCTAGTCATAATGTGAAAGTTCACAAACGAAAACACTCTGAAAGCTCAGAGAAACGTACAAAAAAATGTAAACACTCGAAAAGTAAATACCCAGATCGATGA